A region of Micromonas commoda chromosome 4, complete sequence DNA encodes the following proteins:
- a CDS encoding predicted protein (Encodes a lectin-like protein with hydroxyproline-rich glycoprotein (HRGP) motifs), producing the protein MVLGSRYRVKDAALLHLLPWVLVVAMIFGPSGCVGAEFFLDWEDGFPDGSPGLSPALEPSFSMNMQSTVERCSESGGNEITECKCGVDGYSPRNCDRYWGISSLHGHEVLTGLDWARRGQGVLKYWADGSARGLNDYVPSGQYASNRAEIGSIGYMYFEGDDVYYTASFYFPSDSWNQVSKYSTIITQWKMTSNPHGALRISNYGDYKLYYEGIGDWPQTSGSAGDGYYLGQVKPNAWNDVKIYNRKSTGSSGLARIYLNGEKVFDYSGKTLSGTRSSGGYVKFGMYTEVRDYRVLYVDAVGMTTDLSALGFASEEAWVAEHRDKPTVAMSGPSDGSQMGTGVGITLSADANDPDGIGGAGSVAKVEFFVRGDCLVSADAAYPYSVTFNPPSDGLYEFHARVTDRDGNTATSGSVTVRSGPTPPTAAISSHSNGDDVSSGAVTVSATVTPGDAAITDVEFHAIQNGNNQAMVIGSTSSATSGSTYSIQWTPGGNYGYTIYAVATDGNSKSGESDRVRIAVGGSSLTTTLTPTDDTTLLSGQRSTKTNWGKNEIYTKPEDVWITSIVKVDASSLESAGDIRSAVLRINLYELKSGGPWNFAVWSTIGSESWDESSTNWNNAPARKDKLAVISISSTGWNEFDVTEYLNTRLQDGDSLGAVTFWLQGDDSNYERLQFYSISDASRKPQFVVQYSTVAVPSEPAAAPPLACPVSAPTSTPATPTPPSEPAPEPALSDPAASATTAFGALHDASLQQAKPDLTGNWGNVEAYAKQPNLAIVGVFKFDVTSLSGKTVQEVKLQLYVNLLSPSGGATFSVWSTQGADDWEESTVTWNNGPREDQMITSKLIDGTDQYFAFDLTEYFKTRVDAGSDLARISLLLKGNDQANEVMECHSNREGNAFPPRLVIKTGAEVAAPPSDPAPPAGPAPEPTPPTSDPGPPTEPTPPAGSTPPAGSTPPAGSTPPAGSTPPAGSTPPAGSTPPAGSTPPAGSTPPANSAATPAGEAMTNTTNGACDADGRCVCTCISEECEAPAGAIAGAVLGTFFGAALSAAIIVYVYRHGKDVGKRRLTKYLSGPGGGGGPFGSPSYRSGLAVDRVPEYLENVSVRGPMQIYETPQKSGKQENGQRRKDDFGGNLPPL; encoded by the coding sequence ATGGTCCTCGGTTCGCGCTACCGAGTCAAAGATGCTGCCCTCCTTCATCTCTTACCGTGGGTCCTCGTCGTGGCGATGATTTTCGGCCCGAGCGGGTGCGTGGGGGCTGAATTCTTCTTGGACTGGGAGGACGGCTTCCCCGACGGGAGCCCCGGGTTGAGTCCCGCCCTCGAGCCGAGCTTCAGCATGAACATGCAGTCCACCGTCGAACGTTGCAGCGAAAGTGGCGGGAACGAGATCACCGAGTGCAAgtgcggcgtcgacgggtaCTCCCCGCGGAATTGCGACAGGTACTGGGGCATCTCCTCCCTTCACGGCCACGAGGTGCTCACCGGCCTCGACTGGGCGCGAAGGGGCCAGGGCGTGCTCAAGTACTGGGCCGACGGCAGCGCCCGCGGTCTGAACGACTACGTCCCAAGCGGACAGTACGCCTCTAACAGAGCCGAGATCGGCTCCATTGGATACATGTActtcgagggcgacgacgtctaTTACACTGCGTCGTTCTACTTCCCATCGGATTCGTGGAACCAGGTCTCCAAGTACTCCACGATCATCACGCAGTGGAAGATGACCAGCAATCCGCACGGTGCCCTCCGAATCAGCAACTACGGCGACTACAAACTTTACTACGAGGGTATCGGTGACTGGCCGCAGACCAGCGgcagcgcgggcgacggctaTTACCTCGGTCAGGTCAAGCCTAACGCGTGGAACGACGTCAAAATCTACAACCGCAAGTCGACCGGCTCCAGCGGGCTCGCGCGCATATACCTCAACGGGGAGAAGGTTTTCGATTATTCCGGCAAGACGTTGTCGGGGACGAGATCCAGCGGCGGGTACGTAAAGTTTGGAATGTACACCGAGGTGCGTGACTACCGCGTGCTctacgtcgacgcggtggggaTGACGACCGATCTTTCCGCGCTCGGTttcgcgagcgaggaggcTTGGGTGGCAGAGCACCGGGACAAACCCACGGTGGCGATGAGCGGCCCGAGTGACGGCTCCCAGATGGGGACCGGGGTCGGGATCACGctcagcgccgacgcgaacgatcCCGACGGCATaggcggcgccggttcgGTGGCAAAGGTTGAATTTTTCGTGCGCGGAGACTGCCTGgtctccgcggacgccgcgtacCCTTACTCCGTGACGTTCAACCCGCCGAGCGATGGCTTGTACGAgttccacgcgcgcgtcaccgaccGTGACGGTAACACCGCCACCTCCGGGAGCGTCACCGTGCGGAGTGGCCCGACGCCACCAACCGCCGCCATCAGCTCCCACtccaacggcgacgacgtatcgagcggcgcggtgaccgtcTCGGCGACAGTGaccccgggcgacgccgccatcaccgACGTGGAGTTTCACGCGATCCAGAACGGCAACAATCAGGCGATGGTCATCGGCTCGACAAGCTCCGCGACCTCCGGATCGACCTACTCCATCCAGTGGACGCCGGGTGGTAATTACGGCTACACCATCTACGCTGTCGCCACTGATGGAAACTCCAAGAGTGGCGAGTCCGACCGCGTTCGCATCGCAGTCGGTGGGTCTTCTCTGACCACTACGCTCACCCCCACCGATGACACCACGCTGCTCAGTGGACAGCGGAGCACGAAGACCAATTGGGGTAAGAACGAGATTTACACCAAACCCGAGGACGTATGGATAACCAGCATCGTCAAGGTAGACGCGTCCTCGCTTGAGTCGGCGGGAGACATCCGGAGCGCCGTGCTCAGGATCAACCTCTACGAGCTCAAATCGGGTGGGCCGTGGAACTTCGCGGTGTGGAGCACGATAGGATCGGAGAGCTGGGACGAGAGTTCCACGAATTGGAACAACGCACCCGCTCGCAAGGACAAGCTCGCCGTCATCTCCATCTCGAGCACCGGTTGGAACGAGTTCGACGTCACCGAGTACCTCAACACGCGACTTCAGGACGGCGACTCGCTCGGCGCAGTCACGTTCTGGTTACAGGGCGACGACTCAAACTACGAGAGGCTGCAGTTTTACTCCATAAGCGACGCATCCAGAAAGCCGCAGTTCGTCGTGCAGTACTCGACTGTCGCGGTTCCGTCAgagcccgcggccgcgccacCTTTGGCGTGCCCGGTGTCAGCGcccacgtccacgccggcgacgcccaccCCACCTagcgagcccgcgccggaacCTGCGCTGAGTGATCCGGCTGCGTCCGCCACGACGGCTTTCGGTGCATTGCACGACGCATCGCTGCAGCAGGCCAAACCCGACCTCACCGGAAACTGGGGTAACGTGGAGGCGTACGCCAAGCAGCCGAACCTCGCGATCGTTGGAGTGTTCAAATTTGACGTCACGAGTCTGAGCGGCAAGACGGTACAGGAGGTCAAGCTGCAGCTGTACGTGAACCTGCTCTCGCCCTCAGGGGGAGCGACGTTCTCGGTGTGGAGCACACAAGGCGCCGACGACTGGGAGGAGAGCACGGTGACGTGGAATAATGGACCCAGAGAAGACCAGATGATCACGTCGAAGCTGATCGACGGCACCGATCAGTACTTCGCCTTCGACCTCACCGAGTACTTCAagacgcgcgtcgacgcaggCTCGGATCTCGCCAGGATTTCGCTATTGCTCAAGGGCAATGACCAGGCCAACGAAGTGATGGAGTGCCACAGCAACAGGGAAGGCAACGCGTTCCCCCCGAGGCTGGTGATCAagaccggcgccgaggtggcggcaCCGCCGAGTGATCCCGCTCCACCGGCGGGACCGGCGCCagagccgacgccgccgacgagcgacCCTGGTCCACCCACGGAGCCGACACCTCCTGCCGGGTCCACGCCTCCTGCCGGGTCCACGCCTCCTGCCGGGTCCACGCCTCCTGCCGGGTCCACGCCTCCTGCCGGGTCCACGCCTCCTGCCGGGTCCACGCCTCCTGCCGGGTCCACGCCTCCTGCCGGGTCCACGCCTCCTGCCAACTCCGCTGCGACGCCCGCAGGTGAAGCGATGACAAACACGACCAACGGGGCATGCGACGCAGATGGAAGGTGCGTCTGCACTTGCATCAGCGAAGAATGCGAGGCTCCCGCTGGTGCAATCGCAGGGGCGGTGCTCGGAACGTTCTTCGGAGCcgcgctcagcgccgcgataATCGTTTACGTCTACAGACACGGCAAGGACGTCGGTAAACGGAGGTTGACCAAATATTTGAGCGGCCcaggtggcggaggaggtccTTTTGGATCTCCGTCATACAGGTCCGGTCTTGCTGTCGACCGCGTCCCTGAATATCTTGAGAACGTATCCGTAAGGGGGCCGATGCAGATTTATGAAACTCCGCAGAAGTCGGGAAAGCAAGAGAACGGCCAGCGCAGGAAGGATGACTTCGGAGGAAATCTGCCTCCCCTGTGA
- a CDS encoding predicted protein, producing MPKKIGIICTSACTMGDHETGAWFEEIATPYYALKEAGMEIVLVSPKGGEIPLDKGSMQGDFFTADCKKFSDDAEAMAALKSSVKLEESHADSLDGIYLAGGHGTMDDFYSNALLHAVVEKMYAANKPIAADCHGPAALVKCKKPDGTPLMAGKKMTCFADTEETAVGLHEKVPEMIEAAFRAQGAEFSKADDWHPYAVTDGNLVTGQNPASSKPCVEQFIAICA from the coding sequence ATGCCCAAGAAGATTGGAATCATCTGCACCTCCGCCTGCACCATGGGGGACCACGAGACCGGCGCCTGGTTCGAGGAGATCGCCACCCCTTACTACGCCCTGAAAGAGGCGGGGATGGAGATCGTCCTCGTGTCGCCGAAGGGTGGCGAGATCCCGCTCGACAAGGGAAGCATGCAGGGCGACTTCTTCACCGCGGATTGCAAGAAGTTCAGCGATGACGCCGAGGCCATGGCCGCCCTCAAGTCCAGCGTCAAGCTCGAGGAATCCCACGCCGATTCCCTCGACGGCATctacctcgccggcggccaCGGCACCATGGACGACTTCTACTCCAACGCGCTCCTCCACGCGGTTGTGGAGAAGATGTACGCGGCGAACaagcccatcgccgcggattgccacggacccgccgcgctcgtcaagtGCAAGAAACCCGACGGCACTCCGCTCATGGCCGGTAAGAAGATGACGTGCTTCGCCGACACCGAGGAGACCGCGGTCGGTCTGCACGAGAAGGTCCCGGAGATGATCGAGGCTGCGTTCAGGGCGCAGGGCGCGGAGTTTTCTAAAGCCGACGATTGGCACCCGTACGCAGTCACCGACGGTAACCTCGTCACCGGACAGAACCCCGCCTCGTCCAAGCCCTGCGTCGAGCAGTTCATCGCCATCTGCGCCTAA
- a CDS encoding predicted protein, translating to MPLAAHAGISVTRAPLRARLSSRECTRTVARAFTSRPNRLRRRSPLSLRAGAASDEPAEEWTNSNDGFDEGEAMRGALDNPLFNDNFKKAFLEAQERLAEEQAPMKAQIKAEVDEIMKQVEAERKVEELESALPLEEEEEVAQEVAQEVAQVEAEKAREEIATTYADALDNPLFNDDFKKAFIEAQARLEEEQAPMRAKINAEVEEIMRQVNAEREAEARGETYTPSADDPLRALDAFAGAMSGAGGGGGGGGGAARKPQPPPSTPPPPSRDEMAAAAAAGLAGGEAPVDVSILNEMLSASDGQLASLRTALAGVEKALRAEAIQNQRIRLAIDKAKKMARYAEADRIAAERRAEQERLEREGEGG from the coding sequence ATGCctctcgcggcgcacgcgggtATCAgcgtgacgcgcgcgccgctccgcgcgcgcctctcctcgCGCGAGTGCACTCgcaccgtcgcgcgcgcgttcaccTCGCGACCGAaccggctccggcgtcggtCGCCCCTCTCGCTCCGCGCCGGTGCGGCGAGCGATGAACCGGCGGAGGAGTGGACCAACTCGAacgacggcttcgacgaGGGGGAAGCcatgcgcggcgcgctggacaACCCGCTGTTCAACGACAACTTCAAGAAGGCCTTCCTCGAGGCGCAGGAGCGTCTGGCGGAGGAGCAGGCGCCGATGAAGGCTCAGATCAAGGCGGAGGTTGACGAGATCATGAAGCAAGTCGAGGCCGAGAGAAAAGTCGAGGAGCTGGAGAGCGCGCTCCCtctggaggaggaggaggaggtggcgcagGAGGTGGCGCAGGAGGTGGCGCAGGTGGAGGCTGAAAAAGCtcgcgaggagatcgccaCCACCTACGCGGACGCCCTGGACAACCCGCTGTTCAACGATGACTTCAAGAAGGCGTTCatcgaggcgcaggcgcggttggaggaggagcaggcgCCGATGCGAGCCAAGATCaacgccgaggtggaggagatCATGCGGCAGGTGAACGCGGAGCGGGaagccgaggcgcgcggggaaacatacacgccgagcgcggacgaCCCGCTCAGGGCGCtggacgcgttcgcgggtgcgatgagcggcgcgggcggcggcggcggcggcggcggcggcgcggcgagaaaaccgcaaccgccgccgtccacgcccccgcccccgtcgcgagacgagatggccgccgcggccgccgcgggtctcgcggGCGGGGAAGCGCCCGTGGACGTGAGCATCCTGAACGAGATGctcagcgcgagcgacggccagctcgcgtcgctgcggacagcgctcgccggcgtggagAAGGCtctgcgcgcggaggcgattCAGAACCAACGCATTCGGCTCGCGATTGACAAGGCCAAGAAGATGGCCAGGTACGCGGAGGCTgaccgcatcgccgcggagagacgcgcggaacaggagcgcctcgagcgcgagggcgaaggcGGGTGA
- a CDS encoding predicted protein gives MAGPRIPTDVKPNKFVEANGYAREVVENTFRFSLKNLGKFAIFGIAVPVLIYKGCVQEFHVADSKYGRPAKKFAMDGN, from the exons ATGGCCGGACCTCGCATCCCCACGGACGTGAAGCCCAACAAGTTCGTCGAGGCGAACGggtacgcgcgcgaggtggtggAGAATACCTTCCGGTTCTCCCTCAAGAACCTGGGCAAGTTCGCCATCTTCGGCATAGCGGTGCCGGTGCTCATCTACAAGGGCTGCGTCCAGGAGTTC CACGTCGCGGACTCCAAGTACGGCAGGCCCGCCAAGAAGTTCGCCATGGACGGCAACTGA
- a CDS encoding predicted protein has translation MSRELGAPRRRSDRGDRALVARAPDPPAPADARRDDAARSGRPGGAGASTSAAASGDAPMAAFSAGRLVGLDGLLSLSWALDALPHKVKARKEIQAWPLKVKLGAEYDLVAKKFQGHADCHDSLLGGELSFDILHSNVEYTKRFDLGEVSSIGVRARCDLSNLGSPGRRADRGWDASLGFTIEPKRTHGPLGANTRVSNTRGSGYDIVTEVPVSQLVSAEVCGHLTLPLPRAEFHARTGGGGRLTVGEGGLGMHVAQINAVIDL, from the exons atgtcgcgcgagctcggcgcgcctcgacgtcggagcgaccgcggcgaccgcgcgctggtcgctcgcgcgccggacccgcccgctcccgcggacgctcggcgcgatgacgccgctCGTTCGGGCCGGCCAGGGGGtgcgggcgcgtcgacgtctgCTGCTGCGTCGGGTGACGCGCCCATggcggccttctccgcgggtCGTCTGGTGGGACTCGACGGGCTCCTCTCGCTCTCAtgggcgctcgacgcg CTGCCGCACAAGGTGAAGGCCCGCAAGGAGATCCAGGCGTGGCCCCTGAAGGtcaagctcggcgccgagtaCGACCTGGTCGCCAAGAAGTTCCAAGGCCACGCGGACTGCCACGACAGCCTCCTGGGCGGCGAGCTCTCCTTCGACATCCTGCACAGCAACGTCGAGTACACCAAACGcttcgacctcggcgaggtgtCGTCCAtcggcgttcgcgcgagGTGCGACCTCAGCAACCTGGGTTcccccgggcgacgcgcggacaGGGGGtgggacgcgtcgctcgggttCACGATCGAGCCGAAGCGAACGCACGGGCCCCTCGGGGCGAACACGCGCGTGAGCAACACGCGAGGCAGCGGCTACGACATCGTCACCGAGGTGCCCGTGTCGCAGCTGGTGTCGGCGGAGGTGTGCGGGCACCTGACGCTGCCGCTGCCGCGCGCGGAGTTTCACGCGcgcacgggcggcgggggcaggcTGAcggtcggcgagggcgggctGGGGATGCACGTCGCGCAGATCAACGCGGTGATCGACCTCTGA
- a CDS encoding predicted protein, producing the protein MISARTAARCSRGRRYASRRRLPTGVARHPSRHRRAFSPTRLLVPFRAARLAPPRPERAYRVVVERGSERHATSSLRRSRPLTFDSRRSRTQPRVLGVIPARYNSRRFAGKPLALLGGKPLVMHVYRNACKAKCLDACVVATDDDRIAKAVRDNGGEVIMTDAACETALERCLEVVRKLRRRRADGKKGTTWTAASGEFDVVVCIDADEPFVQPHHIETVADLVINSDAVVGTLVRRGLNEEDVASADTVKVVTDDRDYALLFSREPVPRRGSSAGGGGVVRSAYDPGVAYKVRVGIQACGTDFLEKYASLPGCGGEGSIEQSRVADKENTSPRRTTKNGDSCAIPPYEPPDEPEQNRVVFAGYKVKVDVVESTFVPGVKTPEDLRHLNAGLGAGLVNDLQLTFLVA; encoded by the coding sequence ATGATTTCGGCGCGGACAGCCGCACGATGCTCGCGCGGCCGAAGgtacgcgtcgcgtcgccgcctcccgacGGGCGTCGCTCGGCACCCGtcacgtcaccgccgcgctttTTCGCCAACGCGTCTGCTTGTTCCtttccgcgccgcccgcctcgcgccgcctcgccccgaacgcgcgtatcgcgtcgtcgtcgaacgcggttCCGAGCGGCACGCGACATCCTCTCTTCGTCGATCCCGACCGCTGACGTTCGATTCCCGTCGCTCTCGAACGCagccgcgcgtcctcggcgtgaTCCCCGCGCGTTACAACAGCCGAAGATTCGCGGGCAAGCCCCTCGCCCTGCTCGGCGGCAAGCCGCTGGTGATGCACGTGTACCGCAACGCGTGCAAGGCCAAGTGCCTTGACGCCTGCGTGgtggcgacggacgacgatcgCATCGCGAAGGCGGTCAGGgacaacggcggcgaggtcatcatgaccgacgccgcgtgcgagaCCGCCCTGGAGCGCTGCCTCGAGGTTGTCAGGAAGctgcggcgaaggcgcgccgacgggaaAAAAGGGACGACGTGGACCGCGGCGTCTGGCGAGTTCGACGTGGTCGTCtgcatcgacgccgacgagcctTTCGTCCAGCCGCACCACATAGAGACCGTGGCGGACCTGGTCATCAACtcggacgccgtcgtggggACGCTGGTGCGACGTGGGCTCAACGAAGAGgacgtggcgagcgcggacacGGTGAAGGTTGTGACGGATGACCGCGACTACGCGCTGCTCTTCTCGCGAGAACCCGTCCCGAGAAGggggtcgtccgcgggcggcggcggcgtcgtgcgatCCGCGTACGATCCGGGCGTGGCGTACAAGGTGCGGGTGGGGATACAGGCGTGCGGGACGGACTTTTTGGAAAAGTACGCGTCGCTTCCGgggtgcggcggcgaaggaagTATCGAACAaagtcgcgtcgcggacaaggagaacacgtcgccgcggcgaacgacgaagAACGGCGATTCATGCGCGATTCCTCCGTATGAACCGCCGGACGAGCCGGAACAGAACCGGGTGGTGTTCGCGGGGTACAAGGTCAAGGTTGACGTCGTGGAGAGCACGTTCGTGCCGGGGGTGAAGACGCCGGAGGATCTCCGGCACCTCAACGCGGGGTTGGGGGCGGGTCTCGTGAACGACTTGCAGCTCACGTTTTTAGTGGCGTGA
- a CDS encoding predicted protein produces MADDDGREEPNSFVKLPDPSAGAFADPGFRAQLQKWDLARNSRMCRFRYTRPFHRRSPGAFLRDLFDSDAGRAHLRRVNAEGEWVAILPEGKCEEVRHRIVPCAATSMTHFDRLYEAARPPIVREGTQLLMKRVDEVMDGFTVTDRLREFILTANGDGEDYDPYAIDDDDDDRSGESNYGELMTTEQRDEFLFRVFAHLALGGSMCQYEERMDAYTEAAKRAYKSLVVARRDRASGEDGVAVASDVYRVDGFIAAGREDDDTAGGDSLFPGRSVQNFCYVVVDPRKRHATVWYHAYRPYW; encoded by the coding sequence ATGGCGGACGATGACGGCCGCGAGGAGCCCAACTCCTTCGTCAAGCTCCCGGAcccgagcgccggcgcgttcgccgaccCGGGGTTTCGCGCGCAGCTTCAGAAGTGGGACCTGGCTCGCAACTCGCGGATGTGCCGCTTTCGGTACACGAGGCCGTTCCATCGGCGAAGccccggcgcgttcctccgcgaCCTGTTCGACTCCGACGCCGGGCGTGCGCACCTGAGGCGCGTgaacgccgagggcgagtgGGTGGCCATCCTGCCCGAGGGTAAATGCGAGGAGGTGAGGCACCGCATCGtcccgtgcgcggcgacgtccatgACCCACTTCGATCGCCTGTACGAAGCGGCGAGGCCGCccatcgtccgcgagggcaCGCAGCTCCTGATGAAGAGGGTCGACGAGGTGATGGACGGGTTCACCGTCACGGACAGGCTTCGCGAGTTCATCCtcaccgcgaacggcgacggtgaggaCTACGACCCGtacgccatcgacgacgacgacgacgacagatCGGGCGAGTCAAACTACGGCGAGCTCATGACGACGGAGCAGAGGGACGAGTTCCTGTTCAGGGTGTTCGCCCACCTGGCGCTCGGGGGGTCCATGTGCCAGTACGAGGAGCGCATGGACGCGTacacggaggcggcgaagagggcgTACAAGTCGCTGGTGGTTGCGAGGCGCGACAGGGCATCGGGGGAGGACGGCGTGGCGGTGGCTTCAGACGTGTACCGGGTAGACGGAttcatcgcggcggggcgcgaggacgacgacacagctggcggcgactCGCTCTTCCCCGGGCGGAGCGTGCAGAACTTCTGCTACGTCGTGGTGGACCCGAGGAAGAGGCACGCGACGGTGTGGTACCACGCGTACCGGCCGTACTGGTAG
- a CDS encoding predicted protein, with product MGIKLRVRIAGSGDTMRVEVPEVCTLSQLRAAVATKCLDGAVAPENVAVTLNRTDDVSTQGAGEGSTLRACGIARGDLVHVFVRDGPSAAATTTNAPADAPVASTSAPAQTDEEERRRRCLHAAEQRGDVAAAVNTASRDTPTSPADAAGRPGRGASVVATRRPTPMPPALRSLLELREPATPVGLVACAVHASLVDAGMDIVDVTPCNIKRASFRPRWENGAGAGASTAVPPPVSVVVKAQDVGGDHVVFAAAVNDGEPFVFRCAASAHVVAVGAHGGAHGGAHGYEYVALPLLWRDAKDSLALPASIRARSAAGLPSPPPFLALPDELKLATLAHLAEARDVCAVGATCRELAALASSDDLWKPLHDAEFGAETLNDTAVNRTQLWPAAGPGAYRRRYAEKHAERARRERERERRVAEMMRARERAARAGPGPYVPHPAGGGGFFASPPPGYVPGITGGDYDLYPAGGVGMPGFPGGYAGGFGGPLGGYAAPTPMGGWPTGGPPGVPGGGRGFGRGMGGMGGMGGRGGRGRGMGGRGTGPPPAWDADDVI from the coding sequence atgGGCATCAAGCTTCGCGTGCGTATCGCCGGATCCGGCGACACGATGCGCGTCGAGGTCCCCGAGGTGTGCACCCTCTCGCAGCTCagagccgcggtggcgaccaAGTGCTTGGACGGGGCGGTGGCCCCCGAGAACGTCGCGGTGACGCTCAACAGGACCGACGACGTGTCGACGCAGGGCGCGGGAGAGGGCTCGACGCTCAGGGCGTGCGGCATCGCTCGCGGAGACCTGGTGCACGTCTTCGTCAGAGACgggccgtcggcggcggcgacgacgacgaacgcgccggccgacgcgcccgtcgcgtcgacgagcgcccctGCGCAAACCGACGAAGAAGAGCGCAGGCGAAGATGCCTacacgcggcggagcagcgcggcgacgtcgcggccgccgtcaACACCGCATCGCGCGATACCCCGacctcgcccgcggacgccgccggccgacccggccgcggcgcgtccgtcgtcgcgacgcgccggccgacgcccatgccgccggcgctcaGATCCTTGctcgagcttcgcgagcccgccacccccgtcggcttggtcgcgtgcgccgtgCACGCGtcgctggtggacgccggcATGGACATCGTGGACGTCACCCCGTGCAACATCAAGCGCGCCTCGTTTCGCCCCCGATGGgagaacggcgcgggcgcgggtgcgtcgacagctgtgccgccgccggtgagcgtcgtcgtcaaggcgcaggacgtcggcggcgaccacgtcgtgttcgccgcggcggtgaacgacgGCGAACCGTTCGTGTTTCGatgcgccgcgtccgcgcacgtcgtcgcggtgggtGCCCACGGGGGTGCCCACGGGGGTGCCCACGGATACGAGTACGTCGCGTTGCCTTTGCTGTGGCGCGACGCCAAggactcgctcgcgctccccgcgtccattcgcgcgagatccgcggcgggtctccCGTCTCCCCCGCCCTTTCTTGCGCTCCCGGACGAGCTCAAACTCGCCACCCTCGCAcacctcgcggaggcgcgcgacgtctgcgcggtgggcgccacGTGcagggagctcgcggcgctcgcgtcgtcggacgatCTGTGGAAGCCGCTGCACGACGCCGAGTTTGGCGCCGAGACTTTAAACGACACAGCTGTAAATCGTACACAGCTgtggccggcggcggggcccgGCGCGTACAGGCGACGGTACGCGGAGAAgcacgcggagcgcgcgcggcgcgagcgcgagcgcgaacggcgcgtcgcggagatgATGCGAGCgcgggaacgcgccgcgagggcggggccCGGTCCCTACGTTCCCCatcccgcgggcggcggcggttttttcgcatcgccgccgcccgggtaCGTGCCCGGGATCACGGGCGGTGACTACGACCTGTACCCGGCCGGGGGCGTGGGCATGCCGGGGTTCCCTGGGGGGTACGCCGGGGGGTTCGGCGGGCCGTTGGGGGGttacgccgcgccgacgccgatggggGGTTGGCCGACGGGCGGTCCGCCGGGGGtcccgggcggcggacggggttTCGGGCGTGGGATGGGCGGGATGGGCGGGatgggcgggcgcggggggcgcgggcgcgggatgggcgggcgcgggacggggccgccgcccgcttgggacgccgacgacgtcatctGA